One stretch of Streptomyces hygroscopicus DNA includes these proteins:
- a CDS encoding regulatory protein produces the protein MTRPNGQQYHPRALANLPDVEALRRLREAGVPVLLYGPPGTGKTSLIEAAFPDLITVAGDGDTTVGDLIGEYTQDQHGGYEFIYGPLVTAMQEGRALLLDDATLISPKVLAALYPAMDGRRQIQVKAHKGETITAAEGFYVIAGHNPGVHGAVLTEALASRFSVQIQVGSDYDLATALKINRTAVRIARNLATCQQAGEVGWAPQLRELISFQKIADVLGAEAAFANLVGIAPLEDRDTVAEIVTKALGKPVTALSLGRQL, from the coding sequence GTGACCCGCCCGAACGGGCAGCAGTATCACCCCCGGGCGCTGGCCAACCTTCCCGATGTCGAGGCGCTGCGGCGGCTGCGCGAGGCAGGTGTGCCGGTGTTGCTCTACGGTCCGCCGGGGACGGGCAAGACCTCGCTGATCGAGGCCGCCTTTCCGGACCTGATCACGGTTGCCGGGGACGGTGACACAACAGTCGGTGACCTGATCGGGGAATACACCCAGGATCAGCACGGTGGTTATGAGTTCATCTACGGGCCGTTGGTGACGGCCATGCAGGAGGGGCGGGCCCTGCTACTGGACGATGCGACCCTGATCTCCCCGAAGGTGCTGGCAGCGCTGTATCCGGCGATGGACGGGCGGCGCCAGATCCAGGTCAAGGCGCACAAGGGCGAGACGATCACCGCCGCCGAGGGCTTCTACGTCATCGCGGGCCACAACCCCGGGGTCCACGGAGCGGTGCTGACCGAGGCCCTCGCCAGCCGGTTCTCGGTACAGATCCAGGTGGGGTCGGACTACGACCTGGCGACCGCCTTGAAGATCAACAGGACAGCGGTACGGATCGCGAGGAACCTGGCCACCTGTCAGCAGGCCGGGGAGGTCGGCTGGGCGCCGCAACTACGCGAGTTGATTTCGTTTCAGAAGATCGCCGATGTCCTGGGCGCCGAGGCGGCCTTCGCCAATCTGGTCGGCATCGCCCCGCTCGAAGACCGCGACACCGTCGCCGAAATCGTCACCAAAGCCCTGGGCAAGCCGGTGACCGCCCTGTCCCTGGGCCGCCAACTCTGA
- a CDS encoding aminoglycoside phosphotransferase codes for MNVGMTASTSGPWSGTLAATARSAAAAVRPVAVQATRYGRTCPGAASGIPYSSEPRRNDASAQPRPTPRMVTPAAHKAWRHSGPGRRDSSSLSELAQLSGLERPGDSVTPRKRSPNAAGSHPNRRPMLSRRPRSSAELSVLSPSLVSSPHPPHFVGSPEVVAMALAPVPTPEVMWRKPPVLAIAAVPGTALGRLGKPSTASPAAWATAGAAIRKLHDAPLPPWPGRSLDELAADLEGECEWLVTNGVLPADLVTRNRPGRRGRAPAVDSGVHARRPEDHSRVHRRGRDHWHHRLVREGPG; via the coding sequence ATGAACGTGGGTATGACTGCGAGCACATCCGGGCCGTGGAGCGGAACCCTGGCGGCGACAGCCCGCAGCGCGGCTGCCGCCGTCAGACCGGTCGCGGTCCAGGCCACCAGGTACGGCCGCACCTGCCCCGGAGCGGCGAGCGGCATCCCGTACTCATCGGAGCCGAGACGGAACGACGCGTCGGCCCAGCCCAGGCCGACCCCGAGGATGGTGACGCCCGCCGCCCACAAGGCATGGCGCCATAGTGGACCAGGCCGCAGGGACTCTTCGTCGCTGTCAGAGCTCGCGCAGTTGTCAGGGCTGGAGAGGCCGGGCGATTCGGTCACGCCCAGAAAACGCAGCCCGAATGCCGCAGGTTCCCACCCGAATCGCCGACCGATGCTTTCACGTCGGCCGAGAAGCAGCGCCGAGCTCTCGGTGTTGAGCCCGTCGCTCGTTTCGTCACCCCACCCTCCGCATTTCGTCGGTTCCCCTGAGGTCGTGGCGATGGCCCTGGCGCCGGTCCCGACCCCGGAGGTCATGTGGCGCAAGCCGCCCGTGCTCGCGATCGCCGCGGTCCCGGGGACGGCGCTCGGCCGCCTCGGCAAGCCGTCGACCGCGTCGCCGGCGGCGTGGGCCACGGCAGGTGCCGCCATCCGGAAGTTGCACGACGCGCCGTTGCCACCGTGGCCCGGCCGGAGCCTTGACGAGTTGGCGGCGGATCTCGAGGGCGAGTGCGAGTGGCTCGTGACGAACGGTGTCCTGCCTGCCGACCTGGTCACTCGCAACCGGCCAGGTCGCCGAGGCCGCGCTCCGGCCGTGGACTCCGGCGTCCACGCACGGCGACCTGAAGATCACTCACGTGTTCATCGACGGGGACGAGATCACTGGCATCATCGACTGGTCCGAGAGGGGCCGGGGTGA
- a CDS encoding von Willebrand factor A yields the protein MPAQTTAHVQHQPPALSEAEWAQARWEDDGGPPFEPGPAAQAGQWIRIAAALTGRLPELADRKDVIVTCQHGTRSGAPGAFYPTTAELEIDAALFAPLPPATINPERRGDEERYPAAWGVLVHEAAHAAHSIWTTPPNLRGTALDRAAQLLEESRAERAHLTRRPADRPFLRSAAHTLILADITAQTPSNRWQAARAAGLILARRDAGILDPDETEPLEQAVTSILGPDLLDTLTQIWTAAHATADDDAPGMLDHAHAWCQALGTPATAPEPTGGGPRGELAEAIGKVTVRVQANEATQAAAQARVAAARTARAEAKAAQATHERQAAKTAERVFSPGARPFTPGKPRKGNTPSPVTGTRLPTASEKAAAGQLAKALRAAAYRERTTTHTASAAPPGRLNMRQALAREAQKAAGATPTATPWTRTLRRPNPTPPLRVGIAVDVSGSMNAAADPIASAAWILAKATALTDPDSRTATVAYDRALTAITAPGRAPTRVTRFEARGLGHSLAEAIDALCAGLALTQPGTGRLLVIASDGYYHPDEAARAAQRITTLKDAGCAVLWLAFAPDPCPLPGATPLELTHPAQAITAIAKAATTALTTTR from the coding sequence ATGCCCGCGCAGACCACAGCCCACGTACAGCACCAGCCGCCCGCACTGTCCGAGGCCGAATGGGCCCAGGCGAGGTGGGAGGACGATGGCGGCCCGCCGTTCGAACCCGGTCCGGCCGCGCAGGCCGGGCAATGGATCCGGATCGCCGCAGCCCTGACCGGACGGCTCCCCGAACTCGCGGACCGGAAGGACGTGATCGTCACTTGCCAGCACGGCACCCGCTCCGGCGCCCCGGGGGCCTTCTACCCCACCACGGCCGAGCTGGAGATCGATGCCGCCCTCTTCGCCCCGCTGCCACCGGCCACCATCAACCCCGAACGACGCGGTGATGAGGAACGCTACCCGGCCGCCTGGGGAGTCCTGGTCCACGAGGCCGCGCATGCCGCGCACAGTATCTGGACCACCCCGCCCAACCTGCGCGGGACCGCGCTGGACAGGGCGGCACAGCTGTTGGAGGAGTCCCGCGCCGAACGCGCTCATCTCACCCGCCGCCCCGCCGACCGCCCGTTCCTGCGATCGGCCGCCCACACCCTCATCCTCGCCGACATCACCGCCCAGACCCCTAGCAACCGCTGGCAGGCCGCCCGGGCCGCCGGTCTGATCCTCGCCCGCAGGGATGCCGGAATCCTCGACCCGGACGAAACCGAACCCCTCGAACAGGCCGTCACCAGCATCCTCGGTCCCGACCTGCTGGACACCCTCACCCAGATCTGGACGGCGGCCCACGCCACCGCCGACGACGACGCGCCCGGCATGCTGGATCACGCGCATGCCTGGTGCCAAGCACTGGGCACGCCAGCCACCGCACCCGAACCCACCGGCGGCGGCCCACGGGGTGAACTCGCCGAGGCCATCGGGAAAGTGACGGTACGGGTGCAGGCGAACGAGGCCACGCAGGCCGCCGCGCAGGCACGGGTCGCCGCCGCCCGAACCGCCCGGGCCGAGGCGAAAGCCGCCCAGGCCACCCACGAACGGCAAGCGGCCAAAACGGCGGAACGGGTCTTCTCGCCCGGAGCGCGACCGTTCACACCCGGCAAACCCCGTAAGGGCAACACCCCATCCCCGGTGACCGGCACCCGGCTGCCGACCGCAAGTGAGAAGGCCGCCGCCGGACAGCTCGCCAAGGCTCTGCGGGCCGCCGCCTACCGCGAACGCACCACCACCCACACCGCCTCGGCCGCCCCGCCCGGTCGCCTCAACATGCGCCAGGCTCTCGCCCGGGAGGCCCAGAAGGCGGCCGGAGCCACCCCCACGGCCACACCCTGGACCCGGACCCTGCGCCGCCCCAATCCCACACCGCCACTGCGCGTGGGGATCGCGGTCGACGTGTCCGGATCCATGAACGCCGCAGCAGACCCGATCGCCTCGGCCGCCTGGATCCTGGCCAAAGCCACCGCACTGACCGACCCCGACTCACGCACCGCCACCGTGGCTTACGACCGGGCCCTGACCGCCATCACCGCCCCCGGCCGCGCCCCCACCAGGGTCACCCGCTTCGAGGCCAGGGGGCTGGGACACAGCCTCGCCGAGGCTATCGACGCCCTCTGTGCCGGGCTCGCCCTCACCCAGCCCGGAACGGGCCGCCTGCTGGTCATCGCCTCCGACGGCTACTACCACCCCGACGAAGCCGCCCGCGCCGCCCAACGCATCACCACCCTGAAGGACGCCGGATGCGCGGTGCTATGGCTCGCCTTCGCCCCCGATCCGTGCCCGCTGCCGGGCGCCACGCCGCTGGAACTGACCCACCCCGCCCAGGCCATCACCGCGATCGCCAAAGCCGCGACCACCGCCCTCACCACCACCCGATAG
- a CDS encoding hydrolase Nlp/P60 — protein sequence MSLLAKTTTGIGCALIALPLLAALAIAALLSSLIPGSSGTTTAPGRNALQDIPPSMLALYQRAAPECPGLPWTILAAIGKAETDHGRHPTMRSSAGAVGPMQFLPSTFKLYAHPVPAGGRRPPTPWDPVDAVFAAARLLCTHGARHNKNIERAIYAYNPSHTYVANVLRIARRYAATLPTTSAAGREVVAFARRQLGTPYVWGGDGPAEGGFDCSGLAKAAYATIHISLPRVAQAQYNTGPRLPAGTPLLPGDLLFFGTSPRAVTHVGIYSGHHHMIDAPHPGAVVRETRIQLTGPTYQGATRPSPRGTR from the coding sequence ATGAGCCTGCTCGCCAAGACCACCACCGGGATCGGCTGCGCGCTCATCGCCCTTCCCCTGCTCGCCGCCCTCGCTATCGCCGCACTCCTCAGCTCCCTCATCCCCGGCTCCAGCGGCACCACCACCGCCCCCGGCAGGAACGCGCTGCAGGACATCCCTCCGAGCATGCTGGCGCTGTATCAGCGGGCCGCCCCCGAGTGCCCGGGCCTGCCCTGGACAATCCTCGCCGCCATCGGCAAGGCCGAGACCGACCACGGACGCCACCCCACCATGCGATCCTCCGCAGGAGCCGTGGGCCCCATGCAATTCCTGCCGTCCACCTTCAAGCTCTACGCACACCCGGTACCGGCAGGTGGACGCAGACCCCCGACGCCGTGGGACCCGGTGGACGCGGTGTTCGCGGCAGCCCGCCTGCTGTGCACACACGGTGCCCGACACAACAAGAACATCGAGCGGGCGATCTACGCCTACAACCCCTCCCACACCTACGTCGCAAACGTTCTACGCATCGCACGCCGCTACGCCGCCACCCTCCCCACAACCTCCGCTGCCGGCCGGGAGGTGGTGGCCTTCGCCCGCCGCCAGCTCGGCACCCCCTACGTCTGGGGCGGCGACGGCCCCGCCGAAGGCGGCTTCGACTGCTCCGGCCTCGCCAAAGCCGCCTACGCCACCATCCACATCAGCCTCCCCCGCGTGGCACAGGCCCAGTACAACACCGGCCCCCGCCTCCCCGCCGGAACACCCCTCCTCCCAGGCGACCTGCTGTTCTTCGGCACCAGTCCGCGGGCTGTCACGCACGTCGGCATCTACAGCGGCCACCACCACATGATCGACGCACCCCACCCCGGCGCCGTGGTCAGAGAAACCCGCATCCAGCTGACCGGCCCCACCTACCAGGGAGCAACCCGCCCGAGCCCGCGCGGTACACGATGA
- a CDS encoding transcriptional activator: MAHRSSSRERLRALLTVTATATVVLTLLGGMPYVLWQATAVPWPDRIASWRELGDHLAQPITDPAMVELLAMVGWVCWAAFALSLLTEVAWYAAHLPQLLRDRTAHTAHLQTLPVQRALAALCIGTLALALISLWRPATAHAHQHVPADALRSHIAATAPARPGPAQDNHRLTHAAEKPLSTGRVEYTVMDGDTLWTIAEAHLGDALKWPRIYALNKTRVQADGTRLTDPDLITPGWRLTIPLASSASTPRHLTPSTPSATSGDRSHAHTDPSLNERTAGRSEERVADHRATSDHVASHARPGPAAISVGTAGVIGITTAAGLLAALRFYRFHQNRSRRPSLGAQPPPLSPVVEHAVLTAREAALPSATTTDPGLLVTRRTPPQRAQPAPTVTIGTENAAEIPLEVLALTGGCAWTGPGSEAAARALLIGILTAAERLRPGTPHVRGLLTQDLADRLLPGMPTVFSALTLAVDLDQALRGAEEHLLAHARHRQHTQEAETTPRLATGEGMEENSGPGILVLLAQPDTAHTEHLAALANRSTHSALILLALGDLPGAASWHIAADGAVTEEREGRRRVRDLRLFHLTAQAGRDVLDVLLTAHGKRPQLRVVPGARAAADPPQDAAANAGQEPEDEVPDARSEPAEPGTPGQARQTRPVRLNVLGPITLYAAGNPEPVGSGLRDEVREFLALLAAHPRGLIADDIARHLRLHEDPEQSAKDLKNLRRAVRRALRSATGHSKAEFIQLHGELHKLHPALVETDLAAFTQSLQQAAAATEETDRLSALRNAVDLYHGPFAHGGDYPWCDSLRESLASKATDAVAHIAHHAEHTSTQHDTDTALALLEKITALHPTHELLYQHAIRLHQTAGRHDTARRTFALLTDHLNELGLEPDPATRALVTSTTRSSPATDDQADHRGGKRRRGLDAQGGPRERLR, from the coding sequence ATGGCTCACCGATCCTCATCGCGCGAGCGGCTGCGCGCCCTTCTCACCGTCACCGCGACGGCCACCGTCGTCCTCACTCTGCTGGGCGGCATGCCGTACGTGCTCTGGCAGGCGACCGCAGTGCCCTGGCCCGACCGCATCGCCTCCTGGCGCGAGCTCGGCGACCACCTCGCGCAGCCCATCACCGACCCGGCGATGGTCGAACTCCTCGCGATGGTCGGGTGGGTGTGCTGGGCAGCCTTTGCCCTCTCCCTCCTCACCGAAGTCGCCTGGTACGCGGCACACCTCCCGCAGTTGCTGCGTGACCGTACGGCTCACACAGCACATCTGCAGACACTGCCCGTACAGCGCGCACTGGCCGCCCTGTGCATCGGCACACTCGCCCTCGCTCTGATCAGCCTCTGGCGACCCGCCACCGCGCACGCCCACCAGCACGTTCCCGCAGACGCGCTGCGTTCCCACATCGCCGCGACGGCCCCCGCCCGCCCCGGACCGGCTCAGGACAATCACCGCCTGACGCACGCAGCAGAGAAACCATTGTCGACGGGCCGTGTGGAGTACACGGTGATGGATGGCGACACCCTGTGGACTATTGCCGAGGCACATCTCGGTGATGCGCTGAAGTGGCCACGTATCTACGCGCTGAACAAAACCCGCGTCCAGGCCGATGGCACACGACTCACCGACCCGGACCTGATCACCCCCGGCTGGCGGCTGACCATCCCTCTAGCCTCATCCGCCTCCACACCGCGCCACCTCACCCCATCCACGCCCTCTGCCACGTCGGGGGACCGGTCCCATGCGCACACCGACCCGTCGCTCAACGAACGGACAGCAGGACGTAGCGAGGAAAGAGTCGCTGACCACCGAGCCACCAGCGACCACGTGGCGAGCCATGCGCGGCCCGGGCCTGCCGCGATCAGCGTCGGCACAGCGGGCGTCATCGGGATCACCACCGCGGCCGGGCTCCTGGCCGCCTTGCGCTTCTACCGCTTCCACCAAAACCGCTCCCGCCGCCCCAGCCTCGGTGCACAACCACCGCCGCTGAGCCCTGTCGTCGAACACGCCGTGCTGACCGCCCGCGAAGCCGCCCTACCGAGTGCCACCACCACAGACCCAGGCCTGCTGGTTACCCGGCGTACCCCGCCCCAACGTGCCCAGCCTGCCCCCACGGTGACCATCGGCACCGAAAACGCAGCCGAGATCCCACTTGAAGTTCTTGCCCTGACCGGAGGCTGCGCATGGACCGGCCCGGGCAGTGAGGCAGCCGCTCGCGCACTGCTGATCGGGATTCTCACCGCAGCCGAACGTCTCCGCCCCGGAACACCCCATGTCAGGGGACTTCTCACCCAAGATCTGGCCGACCGGCTTCTGCCAGGCATGCCGACCGTCTTCAGCGCCCTGACGCTGGCCGTGGACCTGGACCAGGCACTGCGTGGTGCGGAAGAGCATCTCCTCGCACACGCCCGTCACCGACAGCACACGCAGGAAGCCGAAACTACACCGCGCCTGGCGACGGGCGAGGGCATGGAGGAGAACTCCGGACCCGGGATCCTCGTTCTTCTCGCCCAGCCGGACACCGCACATACCGAGCACCTCGCGGCACTGGCCAACCGGTCCACCCACAGCGCCCTCATTCTCCTCGCCCTCGGCGACCTGCCTGGCGCCGCCTCCTGGCACATCGCAGCAGACGGTGCCGTCACCGAGGAACGGGAAGGCCGCCGCCGTGTCCGGGACCTGCGGCTGTTCCACCTCACCGCCCAGGCCGGCCGCGATGTCCTGGACGTCCTCCTCACAGCGCACGGCAAGCGCCCCCAGCTCCGTGTCGTTCCCGGAGCCCGAGCAGCCGCCGACCCACCGCAAGATGCGGCTGCGAACGCCGGGCAGGAGCCGGAAGACGAGGTACCCGACGCCCGATCAGAACCGGCAGAGCCCGGCACACCCGGCCAAGCGCGCCAGACCAGACCAGTCCGCCTGAACGTCCTGGGCCCCATCACCCTCTACGCGGCAGGGAACCCCGAACCCGTCGGCTCGGGACTACGCGACGAAGTACGGGAATTCCTCGCCCTCCTCGCCGCCCACCCACGAGGACTGATCGCCGACGACATCGCACGCCACCTCCGCCTTCACGAAGACCCCGAACAATCAGCGAAAGACCTCAAGAACCTCCGCCGCGCCGTCAGGCGCGCACTTCGCTCTGCCACCGGCCACAGCAAAGCGGAATTCATCCAGCTCCATGGAGAATTGCATAAACTCCACCCTGCACTGGTGGAAACCGACCTCGCCGCCTTCACTCAAAGCCTCCAGCAGGCCGCGGCCGCCACCGAAGAAACCGACCGGCTGTCCGCCCTGCGCAACGCGGTGGACCTCTACCACGGCCCCTTCGCTCACGGCGGCGACTACCCCTGGTGCGACAGCCTCCGCGAATCACTCGCCAGCAAGGCCACTGACGCCGTCGCGCACATCGCCCACCACGCCGAGCACACCAGCACCCAGCACGACACCGATACCGCGCTCGCCCTGCTGGAGAAGATCACCGCGCTCCACCCCACCCACGAGCTGCTCTACCAGCACGCCATCCGCCTCCACCAAACCGCCGGGCGACACGACACCGCCCGCCGTACCTTCGCCCTCCTGACGGACCATCTCAACGAACTCGGCCTCGAGCCGGATCCGGCTACCCGCGCGCTGGTGACCAGCACCACACGCAGCTCTCCCGCCACGGATGACCAGGCGGATCATCGGGGTGGAAAGCGGCGAAGGGGGCTGGATGCCCAAGGTGGGCCGCGCGAACGGCTCAGATGA
- a CDS encoding pilus assembly protein TadE, with product MDPLLHRRRGARSDRGSATTQLVIVVPVLLMLALLVVQFALAWHARHIAQYAAERALAAARVQHGSAADGRGRGVRALAQLGSRVLISPSVTVRRTSTRATVRVQGVVMPVVPGLHLTASGTASGAVERVTTPAGDAS from the coding sequence GTGGATCCCCTGCTGCACAGACGGCGCGGAGCTCGCAGTGACCGGGGTTCCGCGACCACTCAGCTGGTCATTGTCGTCCCCGTGCTGCTGATGCTGGCCCTGCTGGTCGTGCAGTTCGCGCTGGCCTGGCACGCCCGGCACATTGCCCAGTACGCAGCCGAACGCGCCCTGGCCGCCGCCCGAGTCCAGCACGGCAGTGCAGCCGACGGCCGCGGACGAGGGGTACGCGCCCTCGCCCAGCTCGGCAGCCGCGTCCTCATCTCGCCCTCCGTCACCGTCCGCCGCACCTCTACACGGGCGACGGTGCGTGTCCAGGGGGTGGTGATGCCGGTGGTGCCCGGGCTGCACCTGACCGCGAGCGGCACCGCGTCCGGGGCGGTCGAGCGCGTCACCACCCCAGCCGGAGACGCCTCGTGA
- a CDS encoding phosphotransferase, translating into MSQLGTRRDKPGDVDGHPGILATVDEVKVVVSHSERATLRVGEVFLKVDAAPGLLLAGRTRPPHQPRQPRQTRRGRRQPPPRPLGLPPLTEGRRCRQHQCPDQSRPGTGEGWGPGRGRTARPTSRRRRRRLGPELSRPLATVSRGPRQARTVRPATGRGRTACPASRRHRRPERSRRLRRRPERSRHLHRRPEPSRPDTGGDQGLARDRAVRPAKRRRRLRRLHDRSRREAGERRPVAVRTGPRWHAIRALGPLHTATCGYVAAGHGKYHQQAVSESFPCRARRAQLLNVQ; encoded by the coding sequence ATGAGCCAGCTCGGCACGCGTCGCGATAAACCCGGCGACGTCGACGGTCATCCCGGGATACTGGCCACCGTGGATGAGGTCAAGGTCGTCGTCTCCCATTCCGAGCGCGCGACCCTGCGCGTCGGCGAGGTGTTCTTGAAGGTGGACGCCGCCCCCGGCCTCCTTCTGGCAGGCCGCACACGACCGCCTCACCAACCCCGACAGCCTCGCCAAACTCGCCGAGGCCGCCGCCAACCGCCGCCGCGACCGCTGGGCTTACCACCTCTGACAGAAGGCCGCAGATGCCGGCAGCACCAGTGCCCTGATCAGTCTCGCCCTGGTACGGGAGAAGGCTGGGGACCGGGACGGGGCCGAACAGCTCGTCCGACAAGCCGCCGACGCCGGCGACGCCTCGGCCCCGAACTCTCTCGCCCGCTGGCGACAGTTAGTCGAGGACCAAGACAGGCTCGAACAGTTCGTCCGGCGACAGGACGAGGTCGAACAGCTTGCCCGGCAAGCCGCCGACACCGACGCCCCGAACGTTCTCGCCGACTACGCCGACGCCCTGAACGATCTCGCCATCTACATCGACGCCCAGAACCTTCTCGACCTGATACGGGAGGAGACCAGGGCCTGGCCCGAGACCGAGCAGTTCGCCCGGCGAAACGCCGACGCCGGCTACGCCGCCTCCATGATCGATCTCGACGCGAGGCGGGAGAACGGAGACCTGTGGCCGTACGGACTGGACCCCGATGGCACGCCATCCGCGCCCTGGGACCTCTTCACACAGCCACCTGCGGATATGTAGCAGCGGGTCACGGCAAATATCACCAACAGGCTGTGAGCGAATCTTTCCCTTGCCGAGCTCGACGCGCTCAGCTGCTCAATGTTCAGTGA
- a CDS encoding pilus assembly protein TadE — protein MNAGRSPASTSADHGSAAVELVLITPLLVLILMTVVALGRLADARLIVADAAHQTARAASLARTETGARATARDTGHAALHQAGAACSRSQVALTTRGLQPGSAVTARLTCTVALGDLTHTGFPGRVTLTSTAVSPIDVHRSTP, from the coding sequence GTGAACGCGGGAAGGAGCCCCGCCTCGACGTCGGCGGACCACGGTTCGGCAGCCGTGGAGCTCGTCCTGATCACCCCGCTGCTGGTGCTCATCCTGATGACGGTCGTCGCCTTGGGGCGTCTGGCCGACGCCCGGCTCATTGTCGCCGATGCCGCCCACCAGACTGCCCGGGCTGCCTCCCTCGCCCGCACCGAAACCGGGGCCCGTGCCACCGCCCGGGACACCGGGCACGCAGCACTGCACCAGGCAGGGGCCGCATGCTCCCGGTCCCAGGTGGCTCTCACCACGCGCGGGCTCCAGCCGGGCAGCGCCGTGACCGCGCGCCTTACCTGCACCGTCGCGCTGGGAGACCTCACCCACACTGGCTTCCCGGGCCGGGTGACCCTCACCAGCACCGCCGTTTCTCCCATTGACGTGCACCGGAGCACCCCGTGA
- a CDS encoding type VI secretion protein, which yields MILRDSATVGALLLHRPQPVLARRQDVEHGAAVRQSAAKLTGPQWHTSITYAATCTRHEERARDVVRGRAHALASAFGLYAELNWLARTRLAHPERWLEGRVFPQRAALLSVPELAALAHLPLDADAPGVRRAGARSVLPPPTVPEPTPASGVKPLGHSDTGARRPVGLAVADARHHIHLMGATGSGKSTLVAHLVLDDVRNHRGAIVIDPKGDLVTDLLHRLPDTCADRLVLIDPDDSHAPPCLNVLDGADIDVVVDNLTGIFRRIFTAFWGPRTDDVMRAACLTLLKHRAHTGQLVTLADVPRLLGEPAYRLRLIPTIKDPVLRGFWAWYESMSEPSRAAVVGPVMNKLRAFLLRDFARRAISAGPSTFDLAQVLDGGILLARLPKGALGEETARLLGSFIVAGTWQAASARARTPEHQRIDASLYVDEAHNFLTLPYPLEDMLAEARGYRLSMALAHQHLAQLPRDLREGISANARNKIFFNASPEDASALERHTLPTLTAHDLAHLDPYQAAAHLLTTGAESPAFTLTTRPLPPPVPGRATDLRAAAAARTHTRATRP from the coding sequence GTGATTCTCAGGGACTCGGCCACGGTCGGCGCGCTCCTACTGCACCGGCCGCAGCCAGTACTGGCCCGGCGGCAGGATGTCGAGCACGGTGCCGCGGTCCGCCAGTCCGCCGCCAAACTCACCGGCCCCCAATGGCACACGTCCATCACCTACGCCGCCACCTGCACACGTCACGAGGAGCGTGCGCGGGATGTGGTGCGGGGGCGTGCGCATGCGCTGGCCTCCGCGTTCGGCCTGTACGCGGAACTCAACTGGCTCGCCCGCACCCGACTCGCCCACCCCGAACGGTGGCTGGAAGGGCGGGTCTTCCCGCAGCGTGCGGCGCTGCTGTCGGTCCCGGAACTGGCGGCCCTGGCCCATCTGCCCCTCGACGCGGACGCCCCCGGCGTGCGGCGTGCGGGAGCCCGTTCGGTCCTCCCACCACCCACGGTCCCCGAGCCGACCCCCGCGTCCGGGGTCAAGCCGCTGGGCCACTCCGACACCGGCGCCCGCCGCCCGGTCGGTCTCGCGGTCGCGGACGCCCGCCACCACATCCATCTGATGGGCGCCACCGGCTCCGGCAAATCCACCCTGGTCGCCCACCTCGTTCTCGACGATGTCCGCAATCACCGGGGCGCGATCGTCATCGATCCCAAGGGCGACCTCGTCACCGACCTCCTGCACCGCCTGCCCGACACCTGCGCCGACCGCCTGGTCCTCATCGACCCGGACGACTCCCACGCCCCGCCATGCCTGAACGTACTGGACGGGGCCGACATCGACGTGGTCGTCGACAACCTCACCGGCATCTTCCGCCGCATCTTCACCGCCTTCTGGGGCCCCAGGACCGACGACGTCATGCGCGCCGCCTGCCTGACCCTGCTCAAACACCGCGCCCACACAGGTCAGCTCGTCACCCTCGCCGACGTCCCCCGGCTCCTGGGCGAACCCGCCTACCGCCTGCGCCTGATCCCCACCATCAAAGACCCCGTCCTCCGCGGCTTCTGGGCCTGGTACGAGTCCATGTCCGAACCCTCCCGCGCCGCCGTGGTCGGCCCGGTGATGAACAAGCTGCGCGCCTTCCTGCTGCGCGACTTCGCCCGCCGCGCCATCTCCGCCGGCCCGTCCACCTTCGACCTCGCCCAGGTCCTCGACGGCGGCATCCTCCTCGCACGCCTCCCCAAAGGCGCGCTCGGCGAGGAGACCGCACGGCTGCTGGGCTCCTTCATCGTCGCCGGAACCTGGCAAGCGGCCTCCGCGCGCGCCCGCACCCCCGAACACCAGCGCATCGACGCGTCCCTGTACGTGGACGAGGCGCACAACTTCCTCACCCTGCCCTACCCGCTGGAGGACATGCTCGCCGAAGCCCGCGGCTACCGGCTATCCATGGCACTGGCCCACCAGCACCTCGCCCAGCTCCCCCGCGACCTGCGCGAAGGCATCTCCGCCAACGCCCGCAACAAGATCTTCTTCAACGCATCCCCCGAAGACGCTTCGGCCCTGGAACGCCACACCCTCCCCACCCTCACCGCCCACGACCTCGCCCACCTCGACCCCTACCAAGCCGCCGCCCACCTGCTCACCACCGGCGCCGAATCCCCGGCCTTCACCCTCACCACCCGCCCCCTCCCACCCCCCGTCCCCGGCCGCGCCACCGACCTCCGCGCCGCCGCAGCGGCCCGCACTCACACCCGGGCCACTCGCCCCTGA
- a CDS encoding 16S rRNA (adenine1518-N6/adenine1519-N6)-dimethyltransferase, which yields MLTSSVTLNCAPGGPPARAFAIRARNSPGRAFPFTEAVEADGPAGGFGVAELDVGDN from the coding sequence ATGTTGACCAGCTCCGTGACACTGAATTGCGCCCCCGGCGGGCCTCCGGCCAGGGCCTTCGCGATACGGGCCCGCAACTCGCCCGGGCGGGCCTTCCCGTTCACGGAGGCTGTGGAGGCCGACGGGCCTGCCGGAGGGTTCGGTGTGGCCGAGTTGGACGTCGGAGACAACTGA